The Streptomyces sp. 840.1 genome contains a region encoding:
- a CDS encoding helix-turn-helix domain-containing protein: protein MLMSTEETLRVTVTAIAHRTGEQQAALATALGLTQSQISRRQRGKASWTLTDCDQLAAHWGIPVLDLLAGPTHALAKLPTDRIATGGQLTLIPLETPPLTAPPAGPAPAAPAPAAPVPAPAASVPAPVAAASAPPAPAPVVPRRSVVPAGPLADRVSGRVTEELTTHNGDLGAAQAALIKTAVPDVMALFAASRVGGRYEHSEFPPTADILKKASQKGADQVWEARPKWRSEELHRAARGGHVTLEVTALDMNAAYLSALKAWLPIGKLVHSQGDHHDPKRSGIHRITPAPWDQPDLPSPLGARKEPGPLWVTEPTLRLLLRCAKLGLAEAPLIHESWTSGASEGLLEKMRRTLAEVRREAISSGDETTLEYVKSMYSKFVSTIGESTANREIRRPDWMHIIRSQAFVNLWLKAHKAHTSGLTVVQMSGTDELHVAGDWQTVFPEGRDLSQVKAKFIYTLGE, encoded by the coding sequence ATGCTGATGAGTACGGAGGAAACGCTGCGGGTGACGGTGACCGCGATTGCGCACCGCACCGGTGAGCAGCAGGCCGCTCTGGCCACCGCGTTGGGGCTGACACAGAGCCAGATCAGCCGCAGACAGCGCGGAAAGGCCTCGTGGACGCTGACGGACTGCGACCAGCTCGCCGCCCACTGGGGGATCCCCGTGCTGGATCTCCTCGCGGGCCCCACCCACGCCCTGGCGAAACTGCCCACGGACCGCATCGCGACCGGTGGGCAGCTGACCCTCATCCCACTCGAAACGCCGCCACTCACAGCCCCGCCCGCTGGTCCCGCTCCCGCTGCTCCCGCGCCCGCCGCACCGGTCCCGGCTCCGGCCGCATCGGTCCCGGCCCCCGTCGCGGCCGCCTCGGCGCCGCCCGCGCCGGCGCCGGTGGTTCCGAGGCGGTCGGTTGTGCCTGCGGGGCCGCTCGCGGATCGTGTCAGTGGACGCGTGACGGAGGAACTCACCACGCATAACGGTGATTTGGGAGCCGCGCAGGCCGCGCTCATCAAAACAGCCGTACCGGATGTGATGGCTCTGTTCGCCGCTTCGCGGGTCGGTGGCCGTTATGAGCACTCGGAGTTTCCACCTACCGCCGATATCCTGAAGAAGGCATCACAGAAAGGCGCTGACCAGGTTTGGGAAGCGCGTCCGAAGTGGCGTTCGGAGGAGCTGCATCGTGCCGCTCGTGGTGGGCACGTGACTCTTGAGGTTACTGCTCTGGATATGAATGCCGCCTATCTGAGCGCGCTGAAGGCGTGGTTGCCGATCGGGAAACTCGTTCATTCCCAGGGCGACCATCACGACCCGAAGCGATCCGGTATCCATCGGATCACCCCTGCCCCCTGGGATCAGCCGGATCTCCCGTCACCGCTCGGCGCACGCAAGGAACCAGGGCCCCTGTGGGTGACGGAGCCCACCCTCCGTCTTCTGTTGCGTTGCGCGAAACTCGGGTTGGCCGAGGCTCCGCTGATTCATGAGTCGTGGACGTCGGGTGCCTCGGAAGGGTTGTTGGAGAAGATGCGCCGCACTCTTGCCGAGGTGCGCAGGGAAGCTATTTCCAGTGGTGATGAAACGACCTTGGAATACGTGAAGTCCATGTATTCTAAGTTTGTGTCCACGATCGGGGAGAGTACTGCGAACCGGGAGATCCGGCGTCCTGACTGGATGCATATCATTCGTTCGCAGGCATTTGTGAATCTGTGGCTGAAAGCGCATAAGGCACACACGTCGGGGCTGACAGTCGTTCAGATGTCGGGTACGGACGAACTGCACGTCGCCGGGGACTGGCAGACGGTGTTCCCGGAAGGCCGCGACCTTTCCCAGGTCAAAGCAAAATTCATCTACACGCTGGGGGAGTAG
- a CDS encoding MFS transporter has translation MAASPATPDSRPNRTVLLTVTCLGQFMVLLDNTIVGAALPDMQHRLHTELTGLQWIVDAYVLLVAMLLLSGGVFADRFGRKRVYLTGVVVFTVASLFCALAPSVGWLITGRVLQGIGAAALAPASLALLAAAYPLPQERVKAIGLWAGLSGIGLAAGPVAGGVLTQAFGWPAIFLVNLPIGVILLLVGLRHLAESRNPNAPAIDIPGTVLSVLSVGALTYGLIEGGARGWTSPVILASFAATVILLAAFITVEARRAAPMLPLQLFKQRLFTVSNTAMVVVGFALMGSSFFFSQFFVYVQGSSILRAGLQTLPVSLAMVVVSPYAGRLAARYGFRVVVTTGLALAGLGLLALGTVHADTAYGNVWWRLAIAGTGFALAMSPLTGAAIQAVSPQEGGLASGVSSTTRQIGAVFGVAVLGAIVRSRQSSGATFETGLNSAFLAAGIVTLVTAVFTGLLLTKPKPAQDSVLPKHTTTPDAVTPLNSAPATSR, from the coding sequence ATGGCTGCATCGCCTGCAACACCGGACAGCCGGCCGAACCGAACCGTGCTCCTCACGGTCACCTGCCTGGGCCAGTTCATGGTCCTGCTCGACAACACGATCGTCGGAGCGGCCCTGCCCGACATGCAGCACCGCCTCCACACGGAACTGACCGGTCTGCAGTGGATCGTTGACGCCTACGTACTCCTGGTCGCGATGCTTCTCCTGTCCGGCGGCGTCTTCGCCGACCGGTTCGGCCGCAAACGCGTCTACCTCACCGGCGTCGTGGTCTTCACCGTCGCGTCCCTGTTCTGCGCCCTCGCACCCTCCGTCGGCTGGCTGATCACGGGCCGGGTCCTGCAGGGCATCGGAGCCGCCGCGCTCGCCCCCGCCTCACTCGCCCTCCTCGCCGCCGCCTACCCCCTGCCCCAGGAACGCGTCAAGGCGATCGGACTGTGGGCCGGACTCAGCGGAATCGGCCTCGCTGCGGGCCCCGTCGCCGGCGGTGTGCTGACCCAGGCCTTCGGCTGGCCCGCCATCTTCCTCGTCAACCTGCCCATCGGCGTGATCCTTCTGCTGGTCGGCCTGCGCCACCTCGCCGAGTCCCGCAACCCGAACGCCCCCGCGATCGACATCCCCGGCACCGTGCTGTCCGTCCTGAGCGTGGGCGCGCTCACCTACGGCCTCATCGAGGGCGGCGCCCGCGGCTGGACATCGCCGGTCATCCTGGCCAGCTTCGCCGCCACAGTGATCCTCCTCGCGGCCTTCATCACCGTCGAAGCCCGCCGCGCCGCGCCCATGCTGCCCCTGCAACTGTTCAAGCAGCGCCTGTTCACCGTGTCCAACACCGCGATGGTCGTAGTCGGATTCGCCCTCATGGGCTCCTCGTTCTTCTTCTCCCAGTTCTTCGTCTACGTCCAGGGCAGCTCGATCCTGCGCGCCGGCCTGCAGACCCTGCCCGTCTCCCTCGCCATGGTCGTCGTCAGCCCGTACGCAGGACGCCTCGCCGCCCGCTACGGCTTCCGCGTCGTGGTCACCACCGGCCTCGCCCTGGCCGGCCTGGGACTCCTCGCACTCGGCACCGTCCACGCCGACACCGCATACGGGAACGTGTGGTGGCGCCTGGCAATCGCCGGCACCGGATTCGCCCTGGCCATGTCCCCGCTCACCGGAGCCGCGATCCAGGCGGTCAGCCCGCAGGAAGGCGGCCTCGCATCCGGCGTCAGCAGCACCACCCGGCAGATCGGCGCCGTCTTCGGCGTCGCCGTACTCGGAGCCATCGTCCGCTCCCGGCAGTCCAGCGGTGCCACCTTCGAGACCGGCCTCAACAGCGCCTTCCTTGCCGCGGGCATCGTCACCCTGGTCACCGCAGTGTTCACCGGGCTGCTGCTGACGAAGCCCAAGCCCGCACAGGACTCCGTACTCCCGAAGCACACCACCACCCCGGACGCGGTCACCCCGCTGAACAGCGCGCCCGCGACCAGCCGCTGA
- a CDS encoding TetR/AcrR family transcriptional regulator, whose amino-acid sequence MNGQQRARRPGGRSARVGAQVHQALTELIGERGYGHFTVAEVAARAGVADSSIYRRWGSLENLLSEVMLSRLNAQSPMPDTGSLAGDLHAYAANVAREITGPDGLALVRLAVALTGTGTGQQGQQGREARDSLRDERTRQMQSMLDRAAERGERTPAALDVLDHVLAPMYIRVLFGMELTPQYIDGLVDRIL is encoded by the coding sequence ATGAATGGACAACAGCGAGCCCGGCGGCCCGGCGGGCGCAGCGCCCGTGTCGGCGCACAGGTACATCAGGCACTGACCGAACTGATCGGCGAGCGCGGGTACGGCCACTTCACCGTCGCGGAGGTCGCGGCCCGTGCGGGTGTGGCCGACAGCAGCATCTACCGCCGGTGGGGCAGCCTGGAGAACCTTCTCTCCGAGGTGATGCTCAGCCGCCTCAACGCGCAGTCACCCATGCCCGACACCGGGAGCCTGGCCGGTGACCTGCATGCCTACGCGGCCAACGTCGCCCGCGAGATCACCGGACCCGACGGGCTGGCACTCGTACGCCTGGCCGTCGCCCTCACCGGCACCGGTACCGGCCAGCAGGGTCAACAGGGGCGGGAGGCACGCGACAGCCTCCGCGACGAACGCACCCGCCAGATGCAGTCCATGCTCGACCGCGCCGCCGAACGCGGCGAGAGGACTCCCGCCGCACTCGACGTGCTCGACCACGTCCTCGCGCCGATGTATATCCGCGTCCTGTTCGGGATGGAACTCACCCCCCAGTACATCGACGGACTCGTCGACCGAATCCTCTGA
- a CDS encoding AAA family ATPase, giving the protein MNDSAVRAVESEQDYVSSLYELITERLSEARVHRASVLKAPAESAGEAYERDIAADRLAKEIGRLESAEMGLVFGRIDWSDGTALRIGRIGLHTEEDELPLLVDWRANAARPFYEATPVHPMDLRRRRHLRLDDRTVVSVSDELLDGSAPTDQDVVGDGPLVEALSARRTGRMNAAVATLQAEQDEIVRSPHRGVTVVQGGPGTGKTVVALHRAAYVLYAFPRAAEEGVLVVGPNARFLDYISQVLPSLGENDVVLATCQELAGVFTDAVDPFGTARLKGSSDFADALAGLLRSYQAPAGDFTVQVGQEVISLPEREVAAARDTAVAAVSGHNPARQVFKELLADAVTDAMQRDMGDVLEQIDADTERMTGLDLDRFTGAARRRAEGAGDPGPVHELDLDAIRADLLGDAGMDGAVEALWPRLVPGDLVNALLGDEDALAEHLPGVTEQERSLLLRSAGDPWTGADVPLLDEAASLTDGPPERVFGHVVVDEAQELTGMEWRMVVRRCPGRGMTLVGDFAQAGPVVTAAGWEEALSPHVGRRFKRHSLSVSYRTTQEILESVRGLLARIAPDQVPARSLRSGEHPRSVTVPSGGSVAAVAREVSVQGAEFPDELLGVVCADSRVGELVAGGVARHARVVPASQARGLEFDGVVVMDPEEIIAARPGGERDLYVALTRATKRLCTVTAGSA; this is encoded by the coding sequence ATGAACGATTCTGCTGTGCGTGCGGTTGAATCGGAGCAGGACTATGTGTCCTCGTTGTACGAGCTGATCACCGAGCGGCTTTCCGAGGCGCGAGTACACCGGGCGAGTGTGCTGAAGGCTCCGGCGGAAAGCGCCGGTGAGGCGTACGAGAGAGATATCGCCGCCGACCGGCTGGCCAAGGAGATCGGCCGGCTGGAGAGCGCCGAAATGGGCCTGGTCTTCGGGCGCATCGACTGGTCGGACGGCACGGCCCTGCGCATCGGGCGGATCGGCCTCCATACGGAGGAGGACGAGCTGCCGCTGCTCGTGGACTGGCGCGCGAACGCGGCGCGGCCCTTCTACGAGGCGACACCGGTCCACCCGATGGACCTGCGGCGGCGCAGGCATCTGCGCCTCGACGACCGCACCGTCGTCTCGGTGAGCGACGAGCTGCTGGACGGGAGCGCCCCGACCGATCAGGACGTGGTGGGGGACGGACCGCTGGTCGAGGCTCTGTCGGCGCGGCGTACGGGCAGGATGAACGCGGCCGTCGCGACGCTGCAGGCCGAGCAGGACGAGATCGTCCGCTCCCCCCACCGGGGGGTGACCGTGGTGCAGGGCGGGCCCGGCACCGGCAAGACGGTCGTCGCCCTGCACCGGGCGGCCTACGTCCTGTACGCCTTCCCGCGTGCCGCGGAGGAGGGGGTCCTGGTGGTGGGCCCGAATGCCCGTTTCCTGGACTACATTTCCCAGGTCCTTCCCTCGCTGGGTGAGAACGACGTGGTCCTGGCGACGTGTCAGGAGCTGGCCGGGGTGTTCACGGACGCGGTGGACCCTTTCGGCACGGCACGGCTCAAGGGCAGCTCCGACTTCGCCGACGCCCTGGCCGGCCTCCTGCGTTCGTATCAAGCTCCCGCCGGTGATTTCACGGTGCAGGTCGGTCAGGAAGTGATCTCGCTTCCCGAGAGGGAAGTGGCCGCGGCGCGCGATACCGCTGTCGCGGCCGTATCGGGACACAATCCCGCGCGCCAGGTGTTCAAGGAGCTCCTGGCCGATGCGGTGACCGATGCGATGCAACGGGACATGGGCGACGTCCTGGAGCAGATCGACGCCGACACCGAGAGGATGACGGGTCTGGATCTCGACCGGTTCACGGGGGCCGCTCGGCGTCGTGCCGAAGGCGCCGGAGACCCGGGCCCGGTCCATGAGCTGGACCTGGATGCCATCCGGGCCGACCTCCTGGGTGATGCCGGTATGGACGGCGCGGTCGAGGCGCTGTGGCCGAGGCTTGTGCCGGGTGACCTCGTGAACGCGCTGCTGGGGGACGAGGACGCTCTCGCCGAGCACCTGCCGGGCGTGACCGAACAGGAGCGGTCCCTGCTGCTGCGTAGTGCGGGTGACCCGTGGACCGGTGCCGATGTCCCGCTCCTGGACGAGGCGGCGTCCTTGACCGATGGCCCTCCCGAGCGGGTGTTCGGGCATGTGGTGGTCGACGAGGCGCAGGAGCTGACGGGGATGGAGTGGCGGATGGTTGTCCGGCGTTGTCCGGGCCGGGGGATGACGCTGGTGGGCGATTTCGCGCAGGCGGGTCCGGTGGTGACGGCGGCCGGCTGGGAGGAGGCGTTGAGTCCTCACGTGGGGCGGAGGTTCAAGCGGCACAGTCTGAGCGTGAGTTATCGCACGACGCAGGAGATTCTGGAGAGTGTGCGGGGTCTGCTGGCGCGGATCGCTCCGGATCAGGTGCCTGCGCGGTCTCTGCGCAGTGGTGAGCACCCCCGTTCGGTGACTGTGCCGTCGGGTGGGTCGGTCGCCGCTGTTGCGCGGGAGGTGTCCGTCCAGGGGGCTGAGTTCCCGGATGAGCTTTTGGGGGTGGTGTGTGCGGACTCCAGGGTGGGCGAGTTGGTGGCCGGGGGTGTCGCTCGTCATGCGCGTGTGGTGCCGGCGTCGCAGGCGCGTGGTCTGGAGTTCGACGGGGTGGTGGTGATGGATCCGGAGGAGATCATCGCGGCTCGCCCTGGCGGGGAGAGGGACTTGTACGTGGCCCTGACCCGGGCCACCAAGCGCCTGTGCACCGTCACCGCCGGGTCTGCCTGA